One Calonectris borealis chromosome 34, bCalBor7.hap1.2, whole genome shotgun sequence genomic window carries:
- the TSR2 gene encoding pre-rRNA-processing protein TSR2 homolog: MAAPGVEDGGLFAQGVRAVLGGWAALQLAVAQGFGGPRGPEKAAWLAGALQEFFTQNAELGEEEVEEFLAEVMDNEFDTAVEDGSLRQVSRELVTLFARASRGDAGGVGEALGALARRGPALAAALAAARPGEEPTQAPPPPEGRDPPCRTPPPRGTPPRQEGEEESGEEEAMECGTPPPPPPGWTLVRRRRR; encoded by the exons ATGGCGGCCCCCGGGGTGGAGGACGGCGGCCTGTTCGCCCAGGGGGTGCGGGCGGTGCTGGGCGGCTGGGCCGCgctgcag CTGGCGGTGGCGCAGGGTTtcggggggccccggggccccgAAAAAGCCGCCTGGTTGGCGGGAGCCCTGCAGGAGTTTTTCACCCAAAACG ccgaactgggggaggaggaggtggaggagttCCTGGCCGAGGTGATGGACAACGAGTTCGACACGGCGGTGGAGGACGGCAGCCTGCGGCAG GTGAGCCGGGAGCTGGTGACGCTCTTCGCCCGGGCCAgccggggggacgcggggggggtgggggaggcgcTGGGGGCCCTGgctcgccgcggccccgccctGGCCGCCGCCctggccgccgcccgcccgggggaGGAGCCcacccaggccccgcccccccccgaggGGCGGGACCCCCCCTGCAGgacgccccccccccgcgggacCCCGCCCcggcaggagggggaggaggagagcggcGAGGAGGAG GCGATGGAGtgcgggacccccccgccccccccccccggctggacCCTGGTGCGGAGGCGGCGGCGatga